In the genome of Streptomyces aquilus, the window GCCGACCTGTTCGCCGGGATCATCAAGCGCTACTCGTTCGCGTCGCGGGACGTCGACCCGGCCGTCGCGCGGTTCGCCGAGCGGATGATCGAGGCCACGCCGATCGACGTGGTCGCCGAGTTCTACCCGGCCTTCACCGACCACGACAAGACCGAGGCCCTCGCCCACTTCAGGGACCTGCCGGTGCTGGTGCTGGCCGGGATCGGGGACCTCGTCACGCCCAGCGAGCACAGTGAGGCCATCGCCGGGCTGCTGCCGGACGCCGAGCTGGTGCTGGTGCCGGACGCGGGGCATCTGGTGATGCTGGAGCACCCGGAAGTCGTCACCGACCGCCTCGCGGACCTCCTCACCCGCGCGGGCGCCGTGCCGGCAGGGGCTACGGTTGGCGGTTATGGAAGCAGTACCGCACAGCCCGGTTGAGACCGAGCTGACCGTCACCTCCCCCGAGCAGATGCGCGAGCTGGGCCGGAAGCTGGCCAAGCTGCTGCGGGCCGGGGATCTCGTGATGCTCAGCGGAGAGCTCGGCGCGGGCAAGACGACGCTGACCCGGGGTCTGGGCGAGGGGCTGGGGGTGCGCGGCGCCGTCACGTCCCCGACCTTCGTGATCGCCCGTGTCCACCCGTCCCTCGGTGACGGTCCGCCGCTCGTCCATGTCGACGCCTATCGGCTGGGCGGCGGGCTCGACGAGATGGAGGACCTCGATCTCGACGTCTCGCTGCCCGACTCGGTGATCGTCGTGGAGTGGGGCGAGGGCAAGGTCGAGGAGCTGACCGACGACCGGCTCCAGGTGCAGATCCACCGCGCGGTCGGGGACACCACCGACGAGGTGCGGCACGTGACGCTGACGGGGCTCGGCGAGCGCTGGGCGGCGGCCGACCTGAGCCTGCTCACCGCCTGACCGGACAGGCGCCGATTTCGGTGAACGTTCCGACAAGACGTCGGCAAGATATTGCTTTAGGCGTCTTGTGCGTGGTCACATGGTATCCAGTTCGTAGTTAGGTCTACCTAACCACGTCCGCCCCCGGTGCTCAGGAGGCGACCATGTCGGCCACGGAACGAGACGAGTCGACGCCGCGCGCGGTGTCCGCGGTACCCATGCGCGACCTGCTGGCGGCCTGCGCCGCGGCGCACACGATCTCGACCCCACCACGCCTGCCGGACCCCGAGACGGTCGCACGGGAACCGCACCGGGAAGCGGCCTAGCGGATCACGATCACCTTCCGGCCGATCGTCGCGAAGGTCCACATCGCGTTGCCGTCCGGGCGGGTCTCCCGGATGCCGCCCGTCCGCACCGTGGGGTCGGCGGGCGCGGTGGGCGCGGCGACGGCCGCGCTGAAGCCGATCGTGACGCTGCCGACGGTGGCGAAGCGGACGACGTGCTCGATGGGGGTGCCGTCGGTGCCGGTGACCGTGTTCGAGCGGGACGTGACCCAGTAGGAGCCCGGCGCCGGGTCGACCGTGCCGGGGGTGACCTCGAAGGTCCGCGTGACCTTGTCGCCCGCCGCGACCAGCCAGACCCGGTCGTCGTCCACCGAGTACACGACCCGTTCACCCGTTCCGGAACCGCCCGGCAGGGCGGCGGGGTGACGAGTGTCGCGGGGCGCCTTGGCGGCGGCGACCTCGGGAGTGGCACTCGTGTGCGCCCGCCCGAGCGTCGCGGGCACGGTCGCCGAGGCCTGATAGGCGAGGACACCGACCGTGACGAGGGCCGCGGTGGTCAGTCCGGTGACGATTCCGGCGGAGGTACTGGGCACGGTCGTCCACCTCTGTGTCGTACGCAGTGATCCTTCGCGACGTTAGCAGTCGGTGGGCGTCCCGCCGGGGCGGCGATGTGCGCGGCGCGGGAGCCGTAGGCTGTTTGCGTGCTCTTGCTCGCTCTGGATACCGCCACCCCCGCCGTCACCGTCGCCCTGCACGACGGAACGGACGTCATCGCCTCCTCTAGTCAGGTGGACGCGCGCCGGCACGGCGAGCTGCTGCTGCCGGCCGTCGACCGCGTCCTCGCCGAGGCCGGGCTCAGGCTCGACGCCGTCACCGGCATCGTCGTAGGGATCGGACCGGGCCCCTACACCGGGCTGCGGGTCGGGCTGATGACCGCCGACACCTTCGGCCTCGCGCTCGGCGTCCCCGTGCACGGCGTGTGCACGCTGGACGGGCTCGCGTACGCCACGGACGTCGAGGGCCCCTTCGTCGTGGCGACCGACGCCCGGCGCAAGGAGGTCTACTGGGCGCGCTACGACGACCGCCGCACCCGGGTGACCGACCCCGCCGTGGACCGGCCCGCCGACATCGCCGAGCAGGTCGCCGGGGTGCCCGCCGTGGGCGCCGGCGCGCTGCTCTACCCCGACACCTTCCCGGACGCCCGCGCGCCCGAGCACGTGTCGGCCGCCGCCCTCGCCGCGCTGGCCGCCGAGCGGCTCGCCGCGGGCGAGGAACTGCCGGCGCCCCGGCCGCTGTACCTGCGCCGGCCCGACGCCCAGGTCCCCAAGAACTACAAGGTGGTCACCCCCAAGTGACCCCCGTACTGCGTGAGATGCGCTGGTGGGACATCGATCCGGTGCTGGAGCTGGAGCGGGACCTCTTCCCCGAGGACGCCTGGTCGCGGGGGATGTTCTGGTCCGAGCTGGCCCATGCGCGCGGCGCCACGGCGAACCGCCGGTACCTGGTCGCCGAGGAGGACGGACGGCTCGTCGGGTACGCCGGACTCGCCTCCTCCGGCGAGCTGGCGGACGTGCAGACCATCGCCGTCGCCCGCGACCACTGGGGCACCGGCCTCGGCGGGCGGCTGCTGACCGAACTGCTACAGGCGGCCACCGCGTTCGAGTGCGCCGAGGTGATGCTGGAGTGCCGGGTGGACAACGTCCGCGCGCAGAAGCTGTACGAGCGCTTCGGCTTCGCGCCCATCGGCTTCCGCCGCGGCTACTACCAGCCGGGCAACGTCGACGCCCTCGTGATGCGCCTGATCATCGACCCTGCGAGTGAAGAGAAGAACCATGGCTGACGAACCACTCGTCCTCGGCATCGAGACCTCCTGCGACGAGACCGGCGTCGGCATCGTCCGCGGCACCACCCTGCTCGCCGACGCCGTCGCCTCCAGCGTCGACGAGCACGCGCGCTTCGGCGGGGTCGTGCCGGAGGTCGCCTCCCGGGCCCATCTGGAGGCGATGGTGCCGACCATCGAGCGCGCGCTGAAGGACGCGGGCGTCACGGCGAAGGACCTCGACGGCATCGCCGTCACCGCCGGTCCCGGTCTCGCGGGCGCCCTGCTGGTCGGCGTCTCGGCGGCCAAGGCGTACGCCTACGCCCTCGGCAAGCCCCTCTACGGCGTCAACCACCTCGCCTCCCACATCTGCGTGGACCAGCTGGAGCACGGGGCGCTGCCCGAGCCGACGATGGCCCTGCTGGTGAGCGGCGGCCACTCGTCGCTGCTGCTGTCCACGGACATCACGACCGACGTACGGCCGCTCGGCGCGACCATCGACGACGCGGCCGGCGAGGCCTTCGACAAGATCGCCCGTGTGCTGAACCTCGGCTTCCCGGGCGGTCCGGTCATCGACCGGTACGCCAAGGAGGGCGACCCGAACGCGATCGCCTTCCCGCGCGGGCTGACCGGGCCGCGCGACCCGGCGTACGACTTCTCCTTCTCCGGGCTGAAGACGGCGGTCGCCCGCTGGATCGAGGCGAAGCGCGCGGCCGGTGAGGAGGTGCCGGTGCGCGATGTGTCGGCCTCCTTCCAGGAGGCGGTCGTCGACGTCCTGACCCGCAAGGCCGTGCGGGCCTGCAAGGACGAGGGCGTCGACCACCTCATGATCGGCGGCGGCGTCGCGGCCAACTCCCGGCTGCGGGCGCTCGCCCAGGAGCGCTGCGAGTCGGCCGGTATCCGGCTGCGCGTGCCGCGGCCCAAGCTGTGCACGGACAACGGGGCGATGGTGGCCGCGCTCGGCGCCGAGATGGTCGCCCGCAACCGGCCCGCCTCCAGTTGGGACCTGTCGGCGGACTCCTCGCTCCCGGTGACCGATCCGCACGTCCCCGGGCACGACCACGTCCACGAGGTCAGCAAGGAGAACCTCTACTCGTGACGGTCGCGTTGATGTGGGAGGCGCGGGCCGTCGACGGGCGGGGCGAGGAGCTGCTGGCCTGGGCCCGGGCACAGGAACTGGAGCCGCCTCCGCTGCGCCGGGAGACGTTCCGGGCGCCGCAGGACCGGGTGCTGGTGATCACGTGGTGGGACGCCGAGTTCGACGCCGTACTCCCCGAACTGCCCGAGCCGGACGGGGAGTTGGTGTCCCGGGCCGTGCACCGGTGGCGGTTCGAGACGGTGGGTTAGAGCTCCGGGGCGTACAGGGCCCACAGCGCGGTCGACAGGGTCGTCCACGCGAGGGTGTGGCCGACCACGGCGAGCAGGGTGCCGTCGCCCAGCCAGAAACCCGCGGCGAAGCCGAAGACCGTACCGTACGCCGTCGCCGGCCAGGCCCGCCGCCACCACGCGTGGGCGGGGGCGGTCCGGACGTGAGTGAAGGTCAGGCGGGTCGGTACCCGGTGGTGCAGCCGGCCCACCGGGACCAGGCGGGTTCCGTCCGGCAGGACGGCCACGGCGGTGCGGTCGCCGTGGACCGTCACGGAGGTGCCGTCCCAGTGCTCGGCGAGCGCGGGGTGCCACATCACGCGCTGCCAGTGCCGGTCGTCCAGGACGAGCCACGGCGTCCTCGCGGCCTGCCAGTGGAAGGACCGGGCGCGCGTCCCGGCCCGCACGTCGGCCGTCATGGGACGGCCCGGGCAGCGGGCCGCGAGCCGGAACGTCAGGCCGCGGCGGGCCCATGCGGCGCAGACACCGGCGGCTCCGAGCGCGGCGAGGACGGCGGAGCCGATGAGGCCGTTCTCGTCGAGGCGCCGGGGCCCGGACTCGCGATAGTCGTAGAAGTGACCGCTGGGGTTCGTCTCGGTCGGGTCGTACCCGACGGGGAACGCGCCGTATTTCCGGTACGGGTAGCTGTCGGAGGGCGGGGTGAAGAGCTGGACGTGCTCATGGCCCGCCTCGTCGGTCCAGCTGACGCGGACGTCCTCGGAGGCGGAGGCGTCTTTCAGGACCCGGCCGAGGGACAGTTCGGTGTGCGCTCGGTAGTGGTCGACGGCCCGGTCGTTGACGTACGCGTTCCCGGCCAGCCACGCCACCAGCAGGGCGTACCCCACGACCGTGACGGTCAGGCCGAACACGGCCACCCGAAGGGCGGGACCGGCTCCCCGTGCGTTCATGGCATCCCCCGTCGCCCACCCTCTGAGGCGTCGGAGGATTCTGGCACGGGGAACCGGTGTTCGACCCCCGTTGTGATCAGACGGTTGCCCCCGTTTCCGGTGCGACCTCCGTCTCGCAGCGCAGCCTGCGGTCGGCGCCCAGTTCCCGTACCGGGCCGGTGACCGTCAGCCGGGTCGTGTGGCGCACGTCGGCGCTGGAGGCCGCCAACCGCAGTTCCAGGGCGCCGGGTTCGACGATCCGGCGGCCCTTGCGGTCGGTGAACGCCGAGTGGTCGGCGTGGAAGCGGAACGTCACGCGTCGCGACTCGCCGGGGGCGAGTTCGAGGCGCTGGTAGCCGATGAGGCGGACGTCCGGGCGGGTCACCGAGGCCACCGGGTCGTGCAGGTACAGCTGGACGACCTCGGCGCCCTCGCGGTCGCCGGTGTTGCGGACGGCGACGCTCACGTCGTACGAGCCGTCGGTCGTGATCTCCGCCCCGGCGGCGTCCGACTCCCATGCGAACGTCGTGTACGAGCGGCCGTGCCCGAAGGGGTACAGCGGGGTCGGGTCCAGGTTGCTGACCTCGCCCGCGAGGCCCAGCGGGGGCTGGAGGTAGGTCCAGGGCTGGCCGCCCGGCTCCCGCGGGACGCTGACCGGCAGCCGCCCGGAGGGGTTGACGCGGCCCGACAGCACTCCCGCGACTGCCGGGCCGCCCTCCTCTCCCGGGAAGAAGGCCTGCACGGACGCGGCGAGCCGGCCGTGCCAGCGGCCGAGCGCGTACGGCCTCCCGGTGAGGAGAACGAGGACGACAGGCACCCCGGTGGCGACCAGCGCGTCCAGCAACTCGGCCTGTACGCCCGGCAGTCGCAGGTCGGTCGCGTCGCAGCCCTCACCCGAGGTGCCCCGGCCGAACAGACCGGCGCGGTCACCGAGGACGGCCACGCAGACGTCCGCCTCCGCGGTCCGCGCCACCGCCTCCTCGAAGCCGCCGGTGTCGGGGGTGTCGACCCCGCAGCCCTCGGCGAACGTCACCTTGGCGTCCGGGAGTTCGGCGCGCAGCGCCTCCAGGACGGTCGGGATCTCGATGCCCATCGGGATGTCGGGGTGGTGGGTGAGGACGTGGGACGGGAAGGAGTAGCAGCCGAGCATCGCCAGGGCGTCGGC includes:
- the rimI gene encoding ribosomal protein S18-alanine N-acetyltransferase; its protein translation is MRWWDIDPVLELERDLFPEDAWSRGMFWSELAHARGATANRRYLVAEEDGRLVGYAGLASSGELADVQTIAVARDHWGTGLGGRLLTELLQAATAFECAEVMLECRVDNVRAQKLYERFGFAPIGFRRGYYQPGNVDALVMRLIIDPASEEKNHG
- the tsaB gene encoding tRNA (adenosine(37)-N6)-threonylcarbamoyltransferase complex dimerization subunit type 1 TsaB: MLLLALDTATPAVTVALHDGTDVIASSSQVDARRHGELLLPAVDRVLAEAGLRLDAVTGIVVGIGPGPYTGLRVGLMTADTFGLALGVPVHGVCTLDGLAYATDVEGPFVVATDARRKEVYWARYDDRRTRVTDPAVDRPADIAEQVAGVPAVGAGALLYPDTFPDARAPEHVSAAALAALAAERLAAGEELPAPRPLYLRRPDAQVPKNYKVVTPK
- the tsaD gene encoding tRNA (adenosine(37)-N6)-threonylcarbamoyltransferase complex transferase subunit TsaD, which codes for MADEPLVLGIETSCDETGVGIVRGTTLLADAVASSVDEHARFGGVVPEVASRAHLEAMVPTIERALKDAGVTAKDLDGIAVTAGPGLAGALLVGVSAAKAYAYALGKPLYGVNHLASHICVDQLEHGALPEPTMALLVSGGHSSLLLSTDITTDVRPLGATIDDAAGEAFDKIARVLNLGFPGGPVIDRYAKEGDPNAIAFPRGLTGPRDPAYDFSFSGLKTAVARWIEAKRAAGEEVPVRDVSASFQEAVVDVLTRKAVRACKDEGVDHLMIGGGVAANSRLRALAQERCESAGIRLRVPRPKLCTDNGAMVAALGAEMVARNRPASSWDLSADSSLPVTDPHVPGHDHVHEVSKENLYS
- the tsaE gene encoding tRNA (adenosine(37)-N6)-threonylcarbamoyltransferase complex ATPase subunit type 1 TsaE codes for the protein MEAVPHSPVETELTVTSPEQMRELGRKLAKLLRAGDLVMLSGELGAGKTTLTRGLGEGLGVRGAVTSPTFVIARVHPSLGDGPPLVHVDAYRLGGGLDEMEDLDLDVSLPDSVIVVEWGEGKVEELTDDRLQVQIHRAVGDTTDEVRHVTLTGLGERWAAADLSLLTA